AATAATTTTGAAACTGCAGTGGTCATTCAAAGTGGCATTTTGTATTGAATTCAGAGAAACCACTTGTAATATTAGTTGTGTTTAGCAATTTAGtttgttcttattttatttgtttattgcaaACAGCTTCTAGTCTGTACATTTTGCCAATAAACCTAATTTGCAGTTAGggttgaataatttatattgcAAATGTATATAACTCATCCACCTCTGTCAGAGCCACGATCATCACACACCTGGACTGAATCTGCCTGCCACCTTGCACTCTAACTCTTGCCACAGCACCTtacctatttatttatcttgtgtttttttcaaGTGTCCAAGTGTCCTTTctacctcagttttgttttgtttttactctATTATTCTATTGTATTTACATGGGACTGCTATGACAACAAGATTTCCCCTTGGGGATGAATacagtcatccatccattaataaattatgttttctatttttaaatTAGTTGAATAGCTGAATCTCAAAAAAATTAGGGGGTGTGTGCTTTTATAAAACTATAAATTGAGGTGCATTTTCCAACCCTCTACAATAGCAATGTTTAAAAGGCATATCCTCCGAATGACTTCTTATTCAAggatgagaccaaagtggagatgtttggtcttaaggccctgacacaccaagccgatttTCGGCTGTCGGGCCGTCGGTGAGCGTCTGTCGGgatagtttccccggtgtgtcccgcacgtcgccacaggtcgggtgCCCATCGgaagcttttcagccgattcgacatgttgaatcggcgtcggacgtcggtcaaacagctcactctgtgattggctgttcccagaatttcccagaatgcttttcgtcgtcatttgcagactgaataaaaaaaaaaaaacatggcggacatttcttatgaataaaatctatattttgagttagtttctgcataaaaatgcgttttgattacatttctagcgagaaataaatattttactttcataatattcactcagcgAATGTATATAgtcactcgcttgtctttttcaaaccgcgccagaataaaggctgatttatggttctgcgttacaccaacgtagagcctacggcgtaggttacgcggcgacgcgcgccatacgccgtaccttacgcggtaggctctgcgtcgatttaacgtggaaccataaatcagctccggagccggcaggcagaaaatcccgaaattttcggagcaaatttcttaacaggcgtagctacaactgttagatttcatctattaaaccaacatttatcttcttaaataatttacttcagccagcggtaattctacacagttttgtttgtctgttttgtattgcacttgtgtttttctcaataaagctttgaaaaaaaaaagcgctgtcctcctccttgagcccctgaatacagactaccgctacctgctggtatggaggggaattacctctcacgcatgcgcagaacgtacgtgctaattcgccgtcgggtgtcgtatttgcggtgtgcctagtgagcccgacccagcccgacacagcccgacacaggcgacgcgagcagagagcgggcgacgtcgggttggtgtgtcagggcctttaatGTCCAGAACACGTCTGGAGAAAACCATCAGAAACACCTCAGACCCAccgtcaagcacggtggtggagggatgatgggcTGGGGTTGTTTTGCAGTCTTAAGACCATCAGcctcatcaaatcaaatcaaacttgatTTATATATTACTTTTCATACACGAgtaactcaaagtgctttacataataaaatcaacatttaacataaaaaaactcacactcatggttaaaaacacacatctggtcattttcacacacatcctcacattAATACCATCAcagcacacatatatatacatatatatacaaaattaaaataaatctaaggaaaaaaaaaaataaaaaatgtaaaaaaaaaaaaaattgttataagctaaactaaaaaggaaaatcttgagcctctttttaaaaatgtctgtctctctgcggccctgaggttctctggtcgGCTGTTCCACAGATGAGGACCGTAATAGTGGAATGAGATCTCGCCAAAAGTTTTTGTTCTAACTTTAGGGACAATTAAAAGGCCagtaccagagaacctcaggatcCCCGAGGGCTCATAatttaaaagcagatcagataaataagaaggcccaggaccattaagacacttataaactaataaaaaaaaaccttaaaatcaatcctgaaatgCACAGGGAGCTAGTGCAAACTCTGGCAATGTTTTTAAGATGTTAAAATCCTGTCTTTGTTACATTTCTAATATGTGAAACTAAAtccagctcagagtcaaaaagaaCGTCCAGATTTCTCACACACTTAgaagatttaaaatgttttagttttgttaAAATTATCTCTCTCCCGATAATTAAGACTTCAGTTTTGTCCTGGTTAAGCTGTAAGAAgttatctgccatccatgacttaatcTCTAAAATACAGTCTAAAAGAACATGAATTGGTTCTACgtatgtcatcaggagacacagtgatgtaaagttgtgtatcatcagcatagcagtgaaaaTCAATGccatgtctcctgatgacatccGCAAGTGGCAAAGtgtataaattaaaaagtaatggGCCTAAAATGGATCCTTGGGGAACCCCTAAATTTACTTTATGGAATCTTGAGGAGCATATAGCCATACTTACAAAATATTGTCGATCAGTGAAATAGTGCCAGAGACTCCCGCCAGACTTCTAAGtctttttaataaaatgtgatgatcTACTGTGTCAAAAGCTGCGCTTAGATCCAGTAGCACCAGGATTGAAAGCTTCTGTGAATCCTTATTGGATGTGAGATCAATAACaatctttaaaagggctgtctctgtactgtggtttGTCCTAAAACTAGACTGATATTTCtcaaaaatattgtatttatttaaaaatgtatttaattggaTAAAAACAATTTGATGATCTACAAGGAATTGTGCAGGTTTCAGTTTAAAAGATGACGCACACCCAGATTTGGGAAAGTGTGTTGTAccgaaaataaaataagagaaaCAAAATAAGAGAATGAAGGTGTGGAATGACATAGCTAaattccagacctgaacctaAGAGCTGTGTAGAAGTGAACATCCAAACTCCTCAAGAGGAATGGACCAGAATTCCTCCACAACCATGAGAGACACGGATGAAGTTAgacaggaaacatctactgaaagACCCTTGGTAAATGTTTCCTTCAGCGGAAGGAACTCTCGGTTGAATCATCAGTGTTCCTTTGGTGGGTGATGTTATATCGTTGTGTCTCCCCACAGTCTACCACGCTCTGTACCTGGAGGAGctgaccctgctgggcctgtcTGAAAAGATTGCCATGCTGTTCAGCATCACTCCACAACAAATTACTCACATCTACAGACAAAAGCCCACTGGCATCCACATCTTAGTCTCTGACGAGGTATCTGTCGACCACTAACACAGTCGCACACTTCTGTCATGTCGGTCAGATTTAGGCGTGGGCTGGGCACCAACCTTTGTATCATGAAACATGAGTGGACACAGGGGGCGCTGTTCGGCCTTCCGGGTCCATTCACATAGACCAGATTAAAAGCTTAAATCACGTTGAGCCGCTGGGTGGCACAGTGTTTAAAGCAGACggcccatgtactgaggctacagtcctcctgcagcgacCCTTTGCTGcttgtcatccccattctctctctctgcccccTTCCTTTCTGcactttgaataaaggccactagagccataAAATATATTCAAAAAAAAGCTTAAACACATGAACTTTGCTCATTATTGGCCTAAATATGTGAGACGTACAACAACTTGTTCTGTCATTTGGAAACATGGTAGCTCACCATGTGGCCATGTCTCACGACGGCGGTCACAGATATGGCAGACAAACATAGTTGGTTCAGCACAGAGGGATAAACTACGTGATTTCAAACATTCTTTGTCTTCCAGGTCTTTAGAGCAGACCAAAAATTTGGAAATGGATCAAATTCCAgtgtaaagatgaaaaaaattgtgaaattcCTGTTTGGTTTAGGGAAATATATAGTTAAATGCTAACATTTCAGAAGGAGGAAATACacatatccatccattttttgtACCTGCTTAATCCTGAACAgggcaggtcgccagtccatcacagaaatatacatatatttgatAGAAATTATAAATAAGTATTTGATATCTTTCAATATGCAGTGTCTTAGTCTATAAATTGCAGATTAGATAAAAGCATACATCTGTAActgaaaaaacataaaaaaaatgtgatccTATGCACTTATGAATTTTTAAAtggaatgaaattaaaaaatcccATTCAAGTGTACAGGTTAAATGTCAGGTGACCACCACTGACAGCCATGTTACTAAGCAAGCTCTCGGGACACGTCCACTGCatgtcaaagttagctttgctcacagctccttcagctgaatCCCACCAAAATATTGTCCACTAGTAGCGGGTATGGAGGCTGACCTGGTAGTTCGGAGCCCCCTGGTGGCTCGGAGGTCCCATGAATGCTGTACTGAAAAGGTGAACGCTATATCTTTCTGTGAGGAGCGTCTCTGAAATGATCTGTTTCGTTTCAGATGGTGCAGAACTTCAGGGAGGAAGCGAGCTTCATCATCAGCACGTTAGGCGGTGAGTTTCTTTCTCTTCAACCTGCAGTTAGCCTTAGCGTGACTTTTGGTGTTTTTGAACTTTGCTCTTTGCTCACAGATGAAAAAGCAGATGGCTATCACGTCGTCCTGAAATAACCAGCAAGAAGTGCCGAGTTTTTCATCGGTGGAAATGTACAGACTGTAAATAATTCTCCCTCTGCTGACATTTGAGTATTGAAAAATGAACATGGGCCGGCGATCTGGAGGATGTTCATTCAACTGgtttattttgtgaaaaataaagaaattatgaCACATTACTCTTTTATTCAACAGCTTAGATTCTGGCTCTTGAAAGCATTATAAACTCTTCAAACACTGACTTCTAAAGCAGCtttttctgtttattgtgtGAGGGGATTCTGGGAGGTTGTTAACCGTGATTTCACAGAGGAAATCACCGTGAGCATCGGCCAATCAAATTAGGGCTACGCAGCAGTGAAATCATACAAGGGGGCGGGACAGTTTTAAATTACACGGCTTATTTGTGTAACGAGAAGTAAGACATTTGAAGTGTTTGTGGTATCATGCTACGGCCGTCGACGGTTCCTGCTGGCTTCACAGAAAACACATTGGGACTCCCGTCATGTGACCCGGAGGTGAATTTTTCTGATGGGCAGAAAAGGCATCTGATGCCAGTGTAAGAACTTTTTTCCAGTACGCGTGGGTTGTTGGAACATGGATGTGTTTCGATGAGGCTTTACCCCTTGTGGCGGGGAATCCCAGACGGCCTAGCGTGGCCGGGTTCCTCACCTGACATGAGCCGCAGATCATTGACGACTGTGGAAACGAGCTGCTGTTCTTATTTTTATCCTGATCTTTGACGTTTTGCTCGTTTACTTGTGAGTCTCTCTTTTCTAACCTGCACATTTTGTTTGTTCTTAATCTAAATTTTACATTCGCCTGACAGGAACAACAACTTCTGTTGACTGTTTGTGTCAAACAGAATCGGtttgaaaaattaaaacaacaactCTTCATTTTGTGAATTTTTGAGCTTATAAATTATACATTTGTCTTTAGAATTTGCTTTTAAAGTcaaatatatctttttttttttggcaaattGTCAAAGTTacttattttgtttaatttgcgGGATTAGACTATTACTAACAAAATGTGTTTTGCAAGTTTTCAAATTTATAAAAATTCTGTAAATATTTGTAAATGAATTAGACCAGCTTCTTGCCAAATTTGATTTCtctcaaaactttgtacatttaTCAAATCTGAATTGAATTTTTGCAAATTTGTGATTTCATAAATGTGCAGCTTTTAATGTTttgcttattttatttgcaaatgtgTACAGTCAGAAATTACAGATCCTAAAATTTATGAGAAcataaaatttaaatttaacaaACTGCGAGTTTCCTTGTCAGGTGTTTATTTCTTACTTCTGTAATAAAGATAACTCTATTAATACCTATACATCACAGCTACCATTACGGGAAGTCTTTGCCTGATGTAAAAACCACCAGCTCTGAACGGCACGTCTCCACGGATTGAGGCGTCTGTTTGAAACTATGTCAAAGAGCAGTTGTAAAGAACTGAATCCACCCTCaaactgaaattaaaaacagtttttattgttgttttctttatgtTCAACTGTTCAGTAAGTTAAAttgactgattttttttaaaaagtcttttccatttttttacgTTTAGCCCTTAGAATGAATTGATTTACTTTTTTATGGCAGGGTTCTGAAGATTGAGTTTAGTTGCATTGCCATATTGGTTTAAGCTATGAGTTAACAGATGAAATGATTCCAATCATTAACAGTTTTCTGTTTTAAACTGAATCATTTATTCTCTTTTTGTTGTCTTTTGGCCACCCTGTGATCCTAaggttttaataaataaaaagattattgtcataagttagaaaaatatttaacgaaattttttttttctttaatcaacaAATAAGGactaaatatttttgactgcaCATATTTGCAGTCAGGTTTTAAACATTAAAGGAGGTGCAACTGTTTTAAGGGGAACATTAATTTTATCATCGTTCAAAGACTTTTCCCGTTGTTGTTGTTTGCCCCATTAAACATACTCAATTATTTCTGAGGCATCAACTTTATAAGTATTTTAGTGTGGCAGATAAGCAAACCAATTGTGCATTTTATGATAGAAGCATGAAACTTTCTACATATCATCTACAACCCCCAAGGATTAATTTCTGAAGTGGAAGCACTTTGGGTCTGACCTCTGGTGACCTTGAGAGGTCATTGACCTCAGCATTGCATTTTTCCATTATTTTCGCTTCATTCTCCATTATAATAAgtacatcatttaaaaaaaaaaaatatgtctttgTTATAATAAAGAAAATTTTGCTCAGTCATGGCCTTTTGTGTGAGTTTGTATATGACAATACTGTTGCTGACCAGCAGAGGGCAGTAGTTCGCAGTTGGCAGTTGGCAGGTGGAAGCTGGCAGCACCATTTACTATGACAGAAAGAGTGTGATGTTGCTGTCAGGAAAGGTGAGTATTTTAATCCCCATCCATCTGATGAAAGACAATAGctattcattaattaaattaaatagctAGCTAGCTAACTGTTAATGAATTAAACAAAATAgcctagctagctagctgttgattaattaaataaaatgtcttgctagctagctaactgttaatgaatgaaataaaatagctgTATCTAGCTGTTGATGAATTACATAAAATCAtttgctagctagctagctagctatctgttagtgaactaaataaaatagaTATAGCTAGctgttaattaattaaataaaattgctTGCTAGCTGGTTGTTGATGAATTAAAGCTATCTAACAGATGTAATAGTAAATTTACACAATGTGTTATGTTCTTTCAGGATTCCTCTGTAGCCTGTGTCAGCTAGCCTCCAGCGCCCTTCAAAATTGCGATAAGTCAACACTGCCTGCATCATGTCAAAACGCCATTTACTGGTTGATCCAATTCAGCCTTTTACATCTAAGAATTCCAAGTTTAGTAGCTCTATTGACTGGGAAGTCTGTGCTCTTtgtcaaataaaaacaggagaaGCTTTGCAATGCCCCACCAGGCATAACAAGCCATCAGAAGACAGTGGTTATGTGTCATTGGCCAGGGATCTCCATGCATTCCAAGAAATTGGACAAATACCACCTGAGTTGGACTTGGACAGGCTGGATGATGGGAATGGCATAGAGGCCACGCTGAGGACCAACAGAGCACAGTGGCACAAGGCCTGTAgagtaaaatacaatcaaagtaCACTGCAACGACGGCGGAAGTCATTAGAAAAGTTGGAACAGTGTGATGTAGCCATGGTTCACACACGGTCTTCTCACAGTCATATCCACCCAAAAGACCCTTTGTGTTTCTTCTGCAACAAGCCTGCTGGGTCCGAAGTGCTCAATATGGCATCAACAAAACAGTTAGATGCCAAAGTTAGAAAAGCTGCCGTGGAAACAGAAGACACTGAGTTGCTTGCTAAACTTGCACCTGCGGACATGATAGCCCTTGAAGCAAAATATCATCTAAACTGCCTCCAGAAGCTATATAACAAAGCAAGACAGGCTATATCAAAGGATGAACACAAGGAAGATGCTCAGCTACTTGGTATTGCGTTTGCAGAGTTGGTAGCCTtcatggaggaaagaagaagtgaGGAGGACACTGCTCCAGTATTCAAATTGTCTGACCTGCGTAACCTGTACCAAATTCGACTTGAACAGCTTGGTGCACCAGTGGGGAATCGGATCCACACAACCAGACTAAAGAACAGGCTTCTCTCAGAGGTACCTGGTTTAATGGCACATTCACAGGGAAGAGACACACTTTTGACATTTCAGAATGATATCGGAGATGCCCTTAAGAAGGCCTGTGACTACGACAGTGATGGCATGCATTTGATGAGAGCAGCACAAGTAGTACGCAGAGAGATGTTTTCCACCAAGTTCAGCTTTGATGGCACTTTCCATCCTAATGCTCAGAAGGAGTCTGTACCTACATCGCTTTTGGCTTTGGTGAACATGATCCTGGATGGGGCAAACATCAAACACCAGGATCAGCTTCAGGAAACAGATACTACAAGTGCCGCACTCACAGTCTCACAGTTGTTGGTTTTCAACAGTGTCAAACATACACGAGCAGCAAAGTCAACAGCAGTGCGTCACAGCCGTGACAGGGAAACTCCACTTCCACTGTACATAGCCTTGAAAATCCATGCCGTCACACGTAGCAGAGGACTAATTGACACTCTCTTCAATCTGGGAATGTGTGTGTCATATGATCGCCTTCTGCAGGTGTCCGCCGATATTGCCAATGGAGTCTGCCAACGGTTCAAGCAAGAAGATGTTGTATGCCCATCAAAAATGCGCAATGGTCTCTTCACAACCGCTGCAGTGGACAATATTGACCACAATCCAAGCTCTGGAACTTCACAAGGCTCCTTTCATGGCACTAGTATTTCTGTAATACAGCACCCTACGCATGAATGTGGAGGCTCTGACCGTGGCGTACCTGTCATAAACAAGTCCACTCCTTCTACAAGGTCAATCATGCCTCTGCCACAAGCATACACACATGTAGCACCACTTGCTCTAACAACAAAGCAATTCATAGCCCCTCCAGTAAAAGGTCCTGTAAGACCCGTCGACTTCCAGATGACAGCACAAAAAAGAGATGAAGAATATGAGTGGCTGAGGGCAGTGATGGAAGCACTGGAGGATCAGGAAACAAACAAGGGAAGCTGGATATCATGGTCTGCCTACCACGCTGGTATGCAACAGACAGTAATCCCCCCCACAGCCATTAATGCACTGTTGCCATTATTTGAGGACAATGCACACTCTGCTGCCATGATAAGACATTCAATGGACATTGTAAGAGCAGCAGTTCATCACCTGAACCCTGGGCAGGTGCCCGTTCTTACTGCAGACCAACCTCTCTATGCCTTAGCCAAGGAGATCCAATGGACGTGGCCAGACAGCTATGGAGAGAACCACTTTGTGATCATGTTCGGTGGGCTCCACATCGAGATGGCTGTCTTGAAGGTAGGACCTGTCATTTTAGTATACTGTAAAGATAGCGTGTCACTGTTAGATAAAAATcaacatactgtacatttctgttGTACAAGTATGAAAGTGAAATGATGACGGTACATGGGTGTTGTGAGTGCATTCTTTGTAAGCTAGATTGCAACGTCAACACAATTTTTTCTGTGTGCTTGCAGCTCCTGGGGGACTGGCTTGAAGACAGTGGATGGACAAATGCTCTTATACAAGCGGAGATCGCGAGCCCCGGCACTGCAGAGTCTTTTATCCATGCCAGGCATGTCACCAAGACCCGCCATGCCCACCAACTTACAGCCGCTAGCCTGTACATCTTACCCCAGCAGGCCTACAATCAGCACTGCACATCTGAAGGAGTCTCTCCTCCAACATTGGAGGAATGGTGTGTACAGCGAGCAAAGGAAAGTGTGCATTTTGACTACTGGTTTAAAACCTTCTCACTCGAGCTCCTCCTGCTTATGTACATCAGATCACTGCGGGAGGGCAACTTTCAGCTCTATGTAGAAACACTCACACAACTTCTACCCTGGATGTTTGCTTTGGATCACACTCACTACTCCAGGTGGCTCTCTGTCCATGTTCGTGACATGATGGTCCTCTCTGACAAACATCCGGCAATACTGGCAGAATTCTGTGCTGGAAAGTTTGTTGTGCACAAAACAATGCACAAGTTCTCAGCCATGGCAATTGACCAATGCCATGAACAGAACAACGCTCTCATCAAAGGCTCTGGTGGAGCAGTTGGCCTGACAGAGAATCCTGGGGCACTGCATCGTTGGATGGTGGCAGGTCCAGAAATTGCCAGAATGACAACAGATTTTGAGAATGACAGCACCCCAGGGGAAAACCGTCACCACGAGCAGAAGCCAGCAGTGCAAGAAGCCTTCAGGAAGCAGGTTAGGTCCCTCACAGCAGTGATTGAAGAGATGGGGAATCCATTTCTTGAAGAGAGTCAGGATCTTCTGGTGCTCGACACCAAAGATATCATGACTACAGCAGTTGCAGACACAGTGAGGAATGTAGAGTCCTTGGGTGCACAACAGTACAAGACCTTTGTAGAAGAACGGCTTGAGCAGAGAACAAAGCCTGTCACAGATACCATTCACAGGAACAAGATGCCACTCTTCAGCCACCCACCAgtgaaaacacattcaaaacaaaaaatacaacttGAGGCACTGAGGCGTGACTGCAATCTCTTCTCACGGCTGTATGTGTCTTGCCAAGTACGTGATGGAAATCTTGGGAAATTCTTCAGCCACGAAAACCAGGAAGCACCACCATCGTTGTCTCAGGGAGGGAAGATGCGGCTTGGTACAAAAGCAGACCTtctgaagtgcataatgactgatgacacagactCACAACCCGCTCCTATGGTTGATGGTGTTTTCCTAGATGGTGCAGCAGTGGTCCAGATGCTGAATCCTGGCACAGCAAAAACCTTCCAGGACTATGCAGACAGCGTCTTTGTGCCGTATGTAAAATCTCAGCTTGAGAAAACATGGCGTCTTGATATCATCTGGGATGTCTACATCTCAGACAGTCTGAAAGGAACCACAAGACAGAAGAGAGGGAAAGGAATACGGAGACGAGTGATGCCAACCACTGTGCTGCCAAAGCAATGGAAAGACTTCCTCCGTGTAGATGACAACAAAACTGAATTGTTTGAATTCCTCTCTCAGCAAGTCATGGGGCTCCCAGTAGAAGAGGGAAAAGAAGTTTACACGACACATGGCAAAATGGTGCTTTGCTCTCCTGCTCACTGTGACGTAACAAGTCTCACTCCATGCACTCATGAGGAAGCAGACACGCGCTTGCTTCTGCACGTAACAGATGCTGTTCAGAAGGGTTTGAAGAAGGTTACCATTCGTACCGTGGACACTGATGTTGTTGTCCTGGCCATAGCCTTGTTTAGGAAGATCAAGCCAGAGGAAATGTGGATTGCATTTGGTCGAGGCACCAGCTTCAGACATATTAGTGTTCATAAAATAGCCAACAAGCTGGATCCCAGTACCTGCGCTGCTTTCCCGTTGTTTCATGCACTCACAGGGTGTGACACAGTCTCAGCCTTTGCaggaagaggaaagaaaacGGCATGGGAGACCTGGAAGGCTTTCCCTGAAGTGACCAAGGCTTTCAATGAAATCCTGCAGATGCAAGCAGATGTGAGTGAGGAGGTCAATTCACAGCTGGAGCGTTTTGTTGTACTGATGTATGACAGGACAAGTGAAACCACAGAGGTAATAACTTATATTATTATGCATTATTATGTTTTAAAAATAGCAGTCGCTTACAATGACATCCTATATGCTTGACAATGGCATTCTCATTCATTCACAGGTGAATGAAGCAAGACAACAGCTCTTCACGCACAAATCCAGAACTCTGGAGAACATGCCACCAACAAAGGCTGCACTTGTCCAGCACATTAAGCGGGCAGCATATCAAGCCAATATCTGGTGCAAGGCCTTAGAACTGCACAGAACAATCTTTTAAAAAACGGATATATGACCATCCTAAATGTGTTCCTCTGATAAGTTCCAGATGTCCCTCCTGAAGTGCTTCCACTTCAGAAAAGAAACTTCATGGTGTCTAGAAACTGTGTACAAAGTTTCATGCTTCTATCATAAAATGCACAATACCTTCCATATATGAGCTTAGCTGCCGCACTATAGTCCTTACAGGACGTAAGGACCATGGACGTTTACATTGCGGTGAAGAAAGTTGGAGAGTGTGAGATTTGGGAAGCCACTGTTATTTAACCACCAGCGGAGGGCTCTTCACGTGAGCAGGGGATCCTGCTGTGAATCGGGgtcactgaccaatgcactgTCCCGCGTCACTTTCATCTTTCCCCCCTTGGGGCAATAAACTGCAAAGCCCGCAGTTTGAGCCCGCTCTGTTGagtccagacttccctcaccctcAAAGTTCAGGGGTTTAATTTCCCAGCAGCAGGTAGACACAtggataatggactacattgttggagatttgcAGCCTCT
This DNA window, taken from Cololabis saira isolate AMF1-May2022 chromosome 6, fColSai1.1, whole genome shotgun sequence, encodes the following:
- the LOC133446517 gene encoding uncharacterized protein LOC133446517, which translates into the protein MYIRSLREGNFQLYVETLTQLLPWMFALDHTHYSRWLSVHVRDMMVLSDKHPAILAEFCAGKFVVHKTMHKFSAMAIDQCHEQNNALIKGSGGAVGLTENPGALHRWMVAGPEIARMTTDFENDSTPGENRHHEQKPAVQEAFRKQVRSLTAVIEEMGNPFLEESQDLLVLDTKDIMTTAVADTVRNVESLGAQQYKTFVEERLEQRTKPVTDTIHRNKMPLFSHPPVKTHSKQKIQLEALRRDCNLFSRLYVSCQVRDGNLGKFFSHENQEAPPSLSQGGKMRLGTKADLLKCIMTDDTDSQPAPMVDGVFLDGAAVVQMLNPGTAKTFQDYADSVFVPYVKSQLEKTWRLDIIWDVYISDSLKGTTRQKRGKGIRRRVMPTTVLPKQWKDFLRVDDNKTELFEFLSQQVMGLPVEEGKEVYTTHGKMVLCSPAHCDVTSLTPCTHEEADTRLLLHVTDAVQKGLKKVTIRTVDTDVVVLAIALFRKIKPEEMWIAFGRGTSFRHISVHKIANKLDPSTCAAFPLFHALTGCDTVSAFAGRGKKTAWETWKAFPEVTKAFNEILQMQADVSEEVNSQLERFVVLMYDRTSETTEVNEARQQLFTHKSRTLENMPPTKAALVQHIKRAAYQANIWCKALELHRTIF